ATGTAGAACTCACTCGATCCCTTGGAGTTCTCCTCAACCACGGGGGCCAGCTTCATGCCGATCGAGTTGAGGAAACGGGGGCGGTTGTCGTTGGCGGTGTACAGGCCGATCTGCTCTGTCGCAGCAGGATCCAGGTTGCCGTAAATGTAGGACTTGCCAGCGAGTTGCGGGTACTGGGAGACCTTCTCGGTGATGGTGGCCTCGGTGTCTTCGACGAGCTTCTTGGCCTCCGCTTCCTTGCCCAGGGCCTGGCCGATGATCCTGGTCGAGTCCTGCCAGTTGGTGCCGTAAGCCACCCCGGGCTGAGCCACGACCGGGGCGATCTCGCTGAGCTTTTTGTAGTCCTCATCCGTGAGGCCGGAGTAGGCGCCGAGGATGACGTCCGGGTTGAGCTTGGCGATTTCAGTGAAATTAACGCCGTCCGCCTCGGAGAACTGGACCGGGGCCTTGTCCGAACCGAAGCCGGCGCCCAGCGCCTCGAGCGCGGCGTCCTTCCACGGGGTGGAACCCTGCGCGTTGCCGCCCCACGCGTTCTTGGGGACGCCCACCGGGACGACGCCCAGGGCAATCGCGACGTCGTCGTTGACCCAGGACACGGTGACGACGCGCTGGGGCTGGGACTCGATGGT
This is a stretch of genomic DNA from Longimicrobiaceae bacterium. It encodes these proteins:
- a CDS encoding iron-siderophore ABC transporter substrate-binding protein produces the protein MAVLAAVALALAGCSTGPAASGAADNTSQSQSSAFPVTIKHVFGETTIESQPQRVVTVSWVNDDVAIALGVVPVGVPKNAWGGNAQGSTPWKDAALEALGAGFGSDKAPVQFSEADGVNFTEIAKLNPDVILGAYSGLTDEDYKKLSEIAPVVAQPGVAYGTNWQDSTRIIGQALGKEAEAKKLVEDTEATITEKVSQYPQLAGKSYIYGNLDPAATEQIGLYTANDNRPRFLNSIGMKLAPVVEENSKGSSEFYIPWSAEKANELESDIFVTWVADDAAAQAVQADPLMAQIPAVKNGALVADSDNTLTLAISAASPLSLPWSLDAFLPLLASAADKAAK